From the Amblyraja radiata isolate CabotCenter1 chromosome 12, sAmbRad1.1.pri, whole genome shotgun sequence genome, one window contains:
- the LOC116979055 gene encoding calnexin-like isoform X3 — MWAVEESYNQKIPGNKGLVLKSRAKHHAIAANLQKPFPFKNKPLIVQYEVHFQDGIQCGGAYLKLLSEDDQLDLKKFFDKTPYTIMFGPDKCGHNYKLHFIFRHRDPVTGAFEEKHARKPDVDLQSYFTDKRPHLYTLIVRPDNSYEIRIDEISVSKGSFFHDMTPSVNPPKEIGDPSHQKPEDWDDRPQIADPESVKPNDWDEDAPRNIPDPTAEKPDNWLDEEPEYIPDPGSKKPSDWDVEMDGEWEEPRIPNPLCKTAGCGTWTHPIIANPDYRGKWKAPMIDNPKYKGAWIPRTIPNPNYFEDTNPFEMTSIGAIGLELWSLTANIMFDNFIVSSDEEVVKQWVKDTWAKTKAAYNADEPGLIMQLFMAADKRPWLWGVYIFTVALPVILFISLYWPNVRFGHPDNYYYKKTDDVQFGDEEKLVTKESLNVCDFSQFFGIMVLPYCLGIKY; from the exons ATGTGGGCTGTAGAAGAATCTTATAACCAGAAAATCCCAGGAAACAAAGGACTCGTGCTGAAATCCCGTGCCAAACATCACGCTATTGCTGCAAATTTGCAGAAACCCTTCCCTTTCAAAAACAAGCCTCTCATTGTGca GTATGAAGTACATTTCCAGGATGGGATTCAGTGTGGGGGTGCATATCTGAAGTTGCTGTCTGAAGATGATCAGCTTGATCTG AAAAAGTTCTTTGACAAAACCCCTTACACCATCATGTTTGGACCAGACAAGTGTGGCCACAACTACAAATTGCACTTCATATTCAGACATAGGGATCCAGTAACAGGTGCATTTGAGGAGAAGCATGCCAGGAAACCGGACGTGGACCTCCAAAGTTACTTCACCGATAAAAGACCTCACCTGTACACACTGA TTGTGAGACCAGACAACAGCTACGAGATACGAATTGATGAAATATCTGTGAGTAAAGGAAGCTTCTTTCATGACATGACTCCATCTGTCAACCCTCCCAAAGAGATTGGAGATCCCAGCCATCAAAAACCTGAAGACTGGGATGACAGGCCTCAGATAGCCGACCCAGAGTCAGTGAAACCCAATGACTG GGATGAGGATGCTCCCCGCAATATCCCAGATCCCACTGCTGAGAAGCCTGATAACTGGCTGGATGAGGAACCAGAATACATTCCAGATCCTGGATCTAAGAAACCTTCAGATTG GGATGTAGAAATGGATGGTGAATGGGAAGAACCAAGGATCCCAAACCCTCTGTGTAAGACTGCGGGCTGTGGAACTTGGACACACCCCATAATcgccaatcctgactacaggggcaAGTGGAAGGCACCAATGATTGACAATCCCAAATATAAG GGAGCATGGATACCTCGAACGATACCTAATCCAAACTATTTTGAGGATACAAACCCATTTGAAATGACTTCAATCGGTGCAATTGGACTGGAGCTCTGGTCACTCACTGCCAACATTATGTTTGACAATTTTATTGTCTCATCCGATGAGGAGGTTGTCAAGCAATGGGTGAAAGACACGTGGGCAAAAACAAAAGCAGCCTACAATGCAGATGAA CCTGGTTTAATTATGCAGCTCTTTATGGCAGCAGACAAGCGTCCGTGGCTCTGGGGAGTCTACATATTCACAGTTGCCCTTCCAGTTATCTTATTCATCAGCTTATATTGGCCAAATGTG CGGTTTGGGCACCCTGATAATTATTACTACAAGAAGACAGATGATGTGCAGTTTGGTGATGAAGAAAAACTGGTTACAAAAGA